The following coding sequences lie in one Sorghum bicolor cultivar BTx623 chromosome 6, Sorghum_bicolor_NCBIv3, whole genome shotgun sequence genomic window:
- the LOC8064644 gene encoding cytochrome P450 86A2 — MEAGAWAVVAAAVALYMAWFWRMSRGLSGPRVWPLAGSLPGLVQHAEDMHEWIAANLRRAGGTYQTCIFAVPGVARRGGLVTVTCDPRNLEHVLKARFDNYPKGPFWHGVFRDLLGDGIFNSDGETWVAQRKTAALEFTTRTLRTAMSRWVSRSIHARLLPILGDADADVVVVDLQDLLLRLTFDNICGLAFGKDPETLARGLPENAFASAFDRATEATLNRFIFPECVWRFKKWLGLGMETTLARSVQHVDRYLSAVIGARKLELTGGKQNDASATPHDDLLSRFMRKGTYSDESLQHVALNFILAGRDTSSVALSWFFWLVSTHPDVERKVVRELCAVLAASRGVEDPALWLAAPFDFDELDRLVYLKAALSETLRLYPSVPEDSKHVVADDVLPDGTFVPAGSSVTYSIYSAGRMKTVWGEDCLEFRPERWLSADGTRFEPHDSYRFVAFNAGPRICLGKDLAYLQMKNIAGSVLLRHRLAVAPGHRVEQKMSLTLFMKHGLRMEVRPRDLGAVIDELRGAGGYDAAARATAASA, encoded by the coding sequence ATGGAGGCCGGGGcgtgggcggtggtggcggcggccgtGGCGCTGTACATGGCGTGGTTCTGGCGGATGTCGCGCGGGCTCAGCGGGCCGCGGGTGTGGCCGCTGGCCGGCAGCCTCCCGGGCCTCGTGCAGCACGCCGAGGACATGCACGAGTGGATCGCCGCCAACCTTCGCCGCGCGGGGGGCACGTACCAGACCTGCATCTTCGCCGTGCCCGGGGTGGCGCGCCGGGGCGGGCTGGTCACCGTGACGTGCGACCCGCGGAACCTGGAGCACGTCCTCAAGGCGCGCTTCGACAACTACCCCAAGGGCCCCTTCTGGCACGGCGTCTTCCGGGACCTGCTCGGCGACGGCATCTTCAACTCCGACGGCGAGACGTGGGTGGCGCAGCGCAAGACGGCCGCGCTCGAGTTCACCACGCGCACGCTGCGCACCGCCATGTCGCGCTGGGTGTCGCGATCCATCCACGCCCGCCTCCTCCCCATCCTgggcgacgccgacgccgacgtcgtcgtcgtcgacctgCAGGACCTCCTGCTCCGCCTCACCTTCGACAACATCTGCGGCCTCGCGTTCGGCAAGGACCCCGAGACGCTCGCCAGGGGCCTCCCCGAGAACGCCTTCGCCTCCGCGTTCGACCGCGCCACGGAGGCCACGCTCAACCGCTTCATCTTCCCGGAGTGCGTGTGGCGCTTCAAGAAGTGGCTGGGCCTCGGCATGGAGACCACGCTGGCGCGCAGCGTCCAGCACGTCGACCGGTACCTCTCGGCCGTCATCGGCGCGCGCAAGCTCGAGCTCACCGGCGGCAAGCAGAACGACGCGTCGGCCACGCCGCACGACGACCTCCTCTCGCGCTTCATGCGCAAGGGGACCTACTCCGACGAGTCGCTGCAGCACGTGGCGCTCAACTTCATCCTCGCCGGCCGCGACACCTCCTCGGTGGCGCTCTCCTGGTTCTTCTGGCTCGTCTCCACGCACCCGGACGTGGAGCGCAAGGTCGTGCGCGAGCTGTGCGCCGTCCTGGCCGCGTCCCGCGGCGTCGAGGACCCGGCATTGTGGCTCGCCGCGCCCTTCGACTTCGACGAGCTCGACCGCCTCGTCTACCTCAAGGCGGCGCTCTCGGAGACGCTCCGCCTGTACCCCTCGGTGCCCGAGGACTCCAAGCACGTCGTCGCCGACGACGTGCTCCCGGACGGCACGTTCGTCCCCGCGGGCTCGTCGGTCACCTACTCCATCTACTCGGCGGGGCGCATGAAGACGGTGTGGGGGGAGGACTGCCTCGAGTTCCGCCCCGAGCGGTGGCTGTCCGCCGACGGCACCAGGTTCGAGCCCCACGACTCGTACAGGTTCGTGGCGTTCAACGCCGGCCCGCGGATATGCCTGGGCAAGGACCTCGCGTACCTGCAGATGAAGAACATCGCCGGGAGCGTGCTCCTCCGCCACCGCCTCGCCGTCGCGCCGGGCCACCGCGTGGAGCAGAAGATGTCGCTCACGCTGTTCATGAAGCACGGGCTCCGGATGGAGGTGCGCCCGCGCGACCTCGGCGCCGTCATCGACGAGCTCCGCGGCGCCGGGGGGTACGACGCGGCGGCCAGAGCCACCGCGGCCTCTGCCTAG
- the LOC8057565 gene encoding thioredoxin-like 3-3, producing MAEAANGKEDAKRTGLEGTGLPLQGGSHGNLRSAGSDQQLRQMLDSLKSSKSPAVINYGASWCRVCSQILPSFCKFSDKFKNLTFVYADIDECPETTQNIRYTPTFHFYRDGERVDEMLGTGEERLHDRLWLHS from the exons ATGGCCGAGGCAGCGAACGGGAAGGAGGACGCCAAGAGGACAGGACTGGAAGGCACTGGCCTACCGCTGCAAGGCGGCTCCCACGGCAACCTTCGCAGCGCTGGCAGCGACCAGCAGCTGAGGCAGATGCTCGATTCGCTCAAATCCTCAAAGTCCCCT GCTGTGATCAACTATGGTGCCTCATG GTGCCGTGTTTGCAGCCAGATTCTTCCATCCTTCTGCAAGTTCAGTGATAAGTTCAAGAATCTTACTTTCGTCTATGCGGACATTGACGAGTGCCCTGAAACAACGCAAAACATACGCTACACCCCAACCTTCCATTTCTACAGAGACGGGGAAAGGGTTGATGAGATGCTTGGCACAGGAGAAGAGAGACTACATGATCGGCTATGGTTGCATTCTTGA
- the LOC8057566 gene encoding lysine-specific histone demethylase 1 homolog 3 has translation MAALLPLLLAHLLLCAHGATASSAATPPPLPVLPVPSYAQLRWQLSEMALFLHFGPNTFTDSEWGTGRADPSVFAPSALDAGQWARVAAQGGFGRVVLTAKHHDGFCLWPSALTDYSVAASPWRGGAGDVVADLAAAARAEGIGLGLYLSPWDRHEPVYGDTIAYNEHYLGQMTELLTRYGDLEEIWLDGAKGDAKKMNYMFDAWFSLIHQLQQRVVIFSDAGPDTRWVGDEAGVAGYTCWSPFNKSSVTIGHTIAEYSRSGDPFGQDWVPAECDVSIRPGWFWHASEKPKNATTLLDIYYKSVGRNCLLILNVPPNSSGLIANEDILVLQEFTGIRHAIFSQNFAANATVTANSVRGGQDNLQFAPSKVLEDGIYSYWAPQEGQTCWEMLFDLGRSTSFNMLQLQEPIQLGQRVIEFHVAILIDELWQTIVEGTTIGYKRLLLFPVVESRYLKLSIDSARADPLISFFGVFMDPFSSRHSLQNHVKPPRTNSSDVTMLRMAHASVNKSIAAMWRETYNSWLAKEPFATLIPPHCEHLLTAAYSFLVSNSYINFGVAPAIKERIPKEPTRPTTVIVVGAGLAGLAAARQLVAFGFKVIVLEGRKRCGGRVYTKKMEGGGRMAAADLGGSVLTGTFGNPLGIVAKQLGLPMHKIRDKCPLYRPDGSPVDPEVDKNVEITFNKLLDKSSNLRASMGEVAVDVSLGAALETLRQADGGVSTQEEMNLFNWHLANLEYANAGLLSRLSLAFWDQDDPYDMGGDHCFLPGGNGKLVQALAENVAIVYERTVHTIRYGGDGVQVVVNGGQVYEGDMALCTVPLGVLKNGGIKFVPELPQRKLDSIKRLGFGLLNKVSMLFPHVFWSTDLDTFGHLVEDPRRRGEFFLFYSYATVAGGPLLMALVAGEAAHNFETTPPTDAVSSVLQILRGIYEPQGIEVPDPLQSVCTRWGTDSFSLGSYSHVAVGASGDDYDILAESVGDGRLFFAGEATTRRYPATMHGAFISGLREAANMTLHANARAAKNKVDKSPSTNTQACAAILTDLFRQPDLEFGSFSVIFGGKASDPKSPAILKVELGASRKKNAAEGVKTEQNHSNKLLFQQLQSHFNQQQQLYVYTLLSRQQAMELREVRGGDDMRLHYLCEKLGVKLVGRKGLGPGADAVIASIKAERNRGRTRPGPSKLKKSLKPNVAAS, from the exons ATGGCAGCACTTCTTCCTCTGCTGCTCGCCCACCTACTCCTCTGcgcccatggcgccaccgcgtcCTCGGCCGCGACACCGCCGCCTCTCCCGGTCCTGCCCGTCCCGTCTTACGCGCAGCTCCGGTGGCAGCTCTCCGAGATGGCGCTCTTCCTCCACTTCGGCCCCAATACCTTCACGGACTCCGAGTGGGGCACCGGCCGCGCCGACCCCTCCGTGTTCGCCCCCTCGGCACTCGACGCGGGCCAGTGGGCGCGCGTCGCGGCGCAGGGCGGGTTCGGCCGCGTCGTGCTCACGGCCAAGCACCACGACGGTTTCTGCCTCTGGCCGTCGGCGCTGACCGACTACTCGGTGGCCGCCTCGCCGTGGCGGGGCGGGGCTGGGGACGTCGTCGCCGACCTCGCCGCAGCCGCGCGCGCGGAGGGGATCGGGCTGGGGCTGTACCTCTCGCCGTGGGACCGCCATGAGCCGGTGTACGGGGACACCATCGCGTACAACGAGCATTACTTGGGACAGATGACGGAACTGCTGACCAG GTATGGAGATCTAGAGGAAATTTGGCTAGATGGTGCAAAGGGCGATGCCAAGAAGATGAATTATATGTTTGATGCCTGGTTTTCACTTATACATCAGCTACAACAAAGGGTAGTTATCTTCTCAGATGCTGGACCAGACACTAGATGGGTGGGAGATGAGGCAGGAGTCGCAGGCTATACTTGCTGGTCCCCCTTCAACAAGAGTTCCGTGACAATTGGGCATACCATTGCTGA ATACTCACGCAGTGGGGATCCTTTTGGGCAAGACTGGGTTCCTGCAGAATGTGATGTTTCCATCAGACCAGGTTGGTTCTGGCATGCCTCAGAGAAACCAAAAAATGCGACAACTCTGCTTGACATATACTACAAATCAGTTGGTAGAAATTGTCTCCTCATTTTGAATGTCCCTCCCAATTCATCTGGCCTCATTGCCAATGAAGACATACTAGTCCTTCAGGAATTCACTGGGATTCGGCATGcaattttctcgcaaaactttGCTGCTAATGCCACTGTCACAGCAAACAGTGTGCGTGGTGGGCAAGATAATCTGCAGTTTGCACCATCCAAAGTGCTTGAAGATGGCATATACTCCTACTGGGCTCCACAGGAAGGTCAAACCTGCTGGGAAATGCTCTTCGACCTTGGGCGATCTACTTCCTTCAACATGCTCCAGCTCCAGGAGCCTATACAACTGGGGCAGCGTGTTATTGAGTTTCATGTGGCTATCCTCATAGATGAACTATGGCAAACAATTGTTGAAGGCACGACAATCGGATACAAGAGACTGCTTCTATTTCCAGTCGTTGAATCTCGGTACCTGAAGCTTTCCATCGACAGTGCACGCGCAGATCCACTTATCTCGTTCTTTGGTGTCTTCATGGATCCCTTCTCGTCCAGACATAGTTTACAGAATCATGTCAAACCACCCCGCACAAACAGTAGCGACGTTACAATGTTGAGGATGGCCCATGCTTCTGTCAACAAGAGTATTGCCGCAAT GTGGCGCGAGACCTACAACTCCTGGCTCGCCAAGGAGCCCTTCGCGACGCTCATCCCTCCCCACTGCGAGCACCTCCTCACCGCCGCCTACTCCTTCCTCGTCTCAAATAGCTACATCAATTTCGGCGTCGCCCCAGCCATCAAGGAGCGAATACCCAAGGAGCCAACGAGACCCACCACCGTCATCGTGGTAGGCGCTGGCCTTGCTGGGCTAGCTGCTGCACGGCAGCTGGTGGCGTTCGGGTTCAAAGTGATCGTCCTGGAAGGTCGCAAAAGGTGTGGTGGCCGTGTGTACACTAAGAAGATGGAAGGCGGTGGGCGCATGGCTGCTGCTGACCTTGGCGGCAGCGTGCTTACCGGGACATTTGGGAACCCGCTAGGAATTGTGGCGAAGCAACTCGGCTTGCCAATGCACAAAATTAGAGACAAGTGTCCACTCTACCGGCCGGATGGATCACCAGTTGATCCAGAGGTGGATAAGAACGTGGAGATTACATTTAACAAGCTTCTTGACAAATCAAGCAACCTGCGGGCATCAATGGGGGAGGTGGCAGTGGATGTTTCACTTGGGGCGGCTCTAGAGACATTGCGCCAGGCTGATGGGGGCGTCTCTACACAGGAGGAGATGAACTTGTTCAATTGGCATCTCGCAAATCTTGAGTATGCCAATGCAGGATTGCTGTCTAGACTAAGCCTTGCGTTCTGGGATCAGGATGATCCATATGACATGGGTGGGGATCACTGCTTCTTGCCTGGTGGCAATGGCAAACTTGTGCAAGCCCTGGCAGAGAATGTAGCAATTGTTTACGAGAGGACGGTGCACACTATAAGGTATGGAGGGGATGGGGTGCAGGTGGTTGTCAATGGAGGGCAGGTGTATGAAGGGGACATGGCATTGTGCACAGTTCCACTTGGGGTTCTGAAAAATGGAGGCATCAAGTTTGTACCGGAGTTACCACAGAGGAAGCTTGATAGTATCAAGAGGCTTGGTTTCGGATTGTTGAACAAGGTATCAATGTTGTTTCCACATGTTTTCTGGAGTACTGATCTTGATACCTTTGGGCATCTGGTTGAAGATCCAAGGCGACGTGGGGAGTTCTTTCTGTTCTATAGCTATGCAACAGTGGCTGGTGGTCCATTGTTGATGGCCTTGGTTGCTGGTGAAGCTGCCCACAATTTTGAAACCACGCCACCAACTGATGCTGTCAGCTCAGTTCTCCAGATACTAAGAG GTATCTATGAACCACAAGGGATTGAGGTGCCAGACCCTCTACAGAGTGTTTGCACTAGATGGGGCACTGACTCGTTCAGTCTAGGTTCATACTCTCATGTCGCTGTGGGGGCCTCTGGAGATGACTATGACATATTAGCCGAAAGTGTTGGTGATGGCCGTCTTTTCTTTGCTGGTGAGGCTACCACGAGGCGTTATCCAGCAACAATGCATGGTGCTTTTATCAGTGGTTTGCGGGAGGCTGCTAACATGACACTGCATGCCAATGCCCGGGCAGCAAAAAATAAAGTAGACAAAAGTCCATCGACAAACACACAGGCGTGTGCTGCTATATTAACGGACTTGTTTAGGCAACCAGATTTGGAGTTTGGAAGCTTCTCCGTTATTTTTGGAGGAAAAGCTTCTGATCCAAAATCCCCAGCTATTCTAAAGGTGGAATTAGGTGCGTCACGGAAGAAAAATGCAGCTGAAGGGGTAAAGACGGAACAGAACCACTCAAACAAATTGTTGTTTCAGCAGCTCCAGTCACACTTTAACCAGCAACAACAGCTTTATGTTTACACATTGCTATCACGACAGCAAGCTATGGAGTTAAGGGAGGTCAGAGGAGGCGATGACATGAGGTTGCACTACCTCTGTGAAAAACTGGGGGTGAAATTAGTTGGCAGGAAAGGCCTTGGTCCTGGGGCAGATGCTGTAATTGCATCTATTAAGGCAGAACGTAACAGAGGTCGAACTAGACCTGGCCCCTCAAAGCTGAAAAAATCTCTGAAGCCTAATGTTGCTGCATCATGA
- the LOC8057567 gene encoding uncharacterized protein LOC8057567 isoform X1 — protein MCWCAALVAGGRLPPPALPCRLRRRRRSSVRAEVSPGGESQQKKVAVAGAGWAGLAAAHHLIKQGYDVTLLAAESGPTEEVGLRGFWHPYRNIFALVDELGISPFTGWNKAAYYSTEGLAVEFPIFHNQPRLPAPFGVFAYPEFPNLPLIDRLTSIPVIAAVIDFDNTDTAWRKYDAMTAKELFKMYGCSQRLYKEVFEPAIQAALFAPGEQCSAAATLGMLYYYMLSHQESSDFLLCRGEVEEKILSPWLQSLELKGLKFVENKVPTSLTTDADTGCISAIVCGDYVYEADAFVSAMGLSSLQSIVKNSPFLRSDREFRNLLHLSTLDVISVKLWFDKKVTIPKVANVCSGFDDSSGWAFFDLTSIHDDYNEESITIVEAEFYNASHLILVNDDDIVSEASSHLIKCIQDFEGAIVIRYSIRRSPNSVINFLPGSYKYTLRGSTSFPNLFIAGDWIVNRHGSFSKEKAYVTGLEAANRVVDYFDTGDFAKIIAIEGDEPHIETLRSLNRRANELKSQIPFSEFFLQ, from the exons ATGTGCTGGTGCGCGGCCCTCGTCGCCGGAGGCCGGCTGCCACCGCCCGCCCTCCCCTGccggctccgccgccgccgaaggAGCTCCGTCCGGGCAGAGGTCTCGCCAGGTGGCGAGTCCCAGCAGAAGAAGGTCGCCGTCGCGGGCGCCGGCTGGGCCGGCCTTGCCGCCGCGCACCACCTCATCAAACAG GGGTACGATGTCACGCTTCTCGCCGCAGAGAGCGGCCCAACCGAGGAGGTTGGCCTCAGAG GATTCTGGCATCCGTACCGCAACATCTTCGCTTTAGTCGATGAACTGGGGATTTCGCCTTTCACGGGCTGGAATAAAGCAGCCTACTATTCTACAGAGGGCCTTGCT GTTGAATTTCCCATATTTCATAACCAGCCCCGATTACCAGCTCCCTTTGGAGTCTTTGCATATCCAGAA TTCCCAAATCTTCCTTTGATTGATAGGCTGACATCAATTCCTGTCATAGCTGCAG TCATTGACTTTGACAACACTGACACTGCTTGGAGGAAATATGATGCAA TGACTGCAAAAGAACTTTTTAAGATGTACGGTTGCTCTCAAAGGCTCTACAAGGAAGTCTTTGAGCCAGCTATTCAGGCTGCCCTGTTTGCTCCTGGCGAGCAATGTAGTGCAGCTGCAACACTGGGGATGCTGTACTATTATATGCTGTCTCATCAG GAAAGTTCTGACTTCTTGCTGTGCCGTGGTGAAGTAGAAGAAAAAATTCTCTCTCCTTGGCTGCAATCATTGGAGCTTAAAGGTTTAAAATTTGTAGAAAACAAAGTTCCAACAAGTTTGACTACAGATGCGGATACTGGATGCATCTCTGCTATTGTCTGTGGTGACTATGTATATGAGGCAGATGCATTTGTTTCAGCCATGGGACTCTCTTCTCTACAATCCATCGTCAAAAACAG TCCGTTCCTACGGTCTGATCGGGAATTCAGGAATCTTCTTCACTTATCTACACTCGACGTGATCTCTGTAAAATTATGGTTTGATAAAAAG GTCACAATTCCAAAGGTTGCcaatgtatgttctggttttgATGATTCGTCTGGCTGGGCATTCTTTGACCTAACCTCAATACATGATGATTATAATGAAGAATCAATAACAATTGTGGAGGCTGAATTT TATAATGCTAGCCATTTGATACTTGTAAATGATGATGATATTGTCTCTGAAGCTTCATCACATCTTATCAAATGCATACAAGATTTTGAGGGTGCTATTGTGATAAGATATTCAATCAGAAGATCTCCTAATTCTGTAATCAACTTTCTTCCAG GCTCCTACAAGTACACACTGAGAGGATCAACTTCCTTTCCAAATTTGTTTATTGCTGGTGATTGGATTGTCAACCGACATGGGTCCTTTTCTAAA GAAAAAGCATATGTGACTGGACTTGAAGCTGCTAATAGGGTGGTAGACTATTTTGACACCGGGGACTTTGCCAAAATAATTGCAATCGAAGGAGATGAGCCCCATATAGAGACATTGCGTAGTCTCAACAGAAGAGCCAATGAACTGAAGTCACAAATTCCATTCTCAGAATTCTTTCTCCAATAA
- the LOC8057567 gene encoding uncharacterized protein LOC8057567 isoform X2: MCWCAALVAGGRLPPPALPCRLRRRRRSSVRAEVSPGGESQQKKVAVAGAGWAGLAAAHHLIKQGYDVTLLAAESGPTEEVGLRGFWHPYRNIFALVDELGISPFTGWNKAAYYSTEGLAVEFPIFHNQPRLPAPFGVFAYPEFPNLPLIDRLTSIPVIAAVIDFDNTDTAWRKYDAMTAKELFKMYGCSQRLYKEVFEPAIQAALFAPGEQCSAAATLGMLYYYMLSHQESSDFLLCRGEVEEKILSPWLQSLELKGLKFVENKVPTSLTTDADTGCISAIVCGDYVYEADAFVSAMGLSSLQSIVKNRNLLHLSTLDVISVKLWFDKKVTIPKVANVCSGFDDSSGWAFFDLTSIHDDYNEESITIVEAEFYNASHLILVNDDDIVSEASSHLIKCIQDFEGAIVIRYSIRRSPNSVINFLPGSYKYTLRGSTSFPNLFIAGDWIVNRHGSFSKEKAYVTGLEAANRVVDYFDTGDFAKIIAIEGDEPHIETLRSLNRRANELKSQIPFSEFFLQ; the protein is encoded by the exons ATGTGCTGGTGCGCGGCCCTCGTCGCCGGAGGCCGGCTGCCACCGCCCGCCCTCCCCTGccggctccgccgccgccgaaggAGCTCCGTCCGGGCAGAGGTCTCGCCAGGTGGCGAGTCCCAGCAGAAGAAGGTCGCCGTCGCGGGCGCCGGCTGGGCCGGCCTTGCCGCCGCGCACCACCTCATCAAACAG GGGTACGATGTCACGCTTCTCGCCGCAGAGAGCGGCCCAACCGAGGAGGTTGGCCTCAGAG GATTCTGGCATCCGTACCGCAACATCTTCGCTTTAGTCGATGAACTGGGGATTTCGCCTTTCACGGGCTGGAATAAAGCAGCCTACTATTCTACAGAGGGCCTTGCT GTTGAATTTCCCATATTTCATAACCAGCCCCGATTACCAGCTCCCTTTGGAGTCTTTGCATATCCAGAA TTCCCAAATCTTCCTTTGATTGATAGGCTGACATCAATTCCTGTCATAGCTGCAG TCATTGACTTTGACAACACTGACACTGCTTGGAGGAAATATGATGCAA TGACTGCAAAAGAACTTTTTAAGATGTACGGTTGCTCTCAAAGGCTCTACAAGGAAGTCTTTGAGCCAGCTATTCAGGCTGCCCTGTTTGCTCCTGGCGAGCAATGTAGTGCAGCTGCAACACTGGGGATGCTGTACTATTATATGCTGTCTCATCAG GAAAGTTCTGACTTCTTGCTGTGCCGTGGTGAAGTAGAAGAAAAAATTCTCTCTCCTTGGCTGCAATCATTGGAGCTTAAAGGTTTAAAATTTGTAGAAAACAAAGTTCCAACAAGTTTGACTACAGATGCGGATACTGGATGCATCTCTGCTATTGTCTGTGGTGACTATGTATATGAGGCAGATGCATTTGTTTCAGCCATGGGACTCTCTTCTCTACAATCCATCGTCAAAAACAG GAATCTTCTTCACTTATCTACACTCGACGTGATCTCTGTAAAATTATGGTTTGATAAAAAG GTCACAATTCCAAAGGTTGCcaatgtatgttctggttttgATGATTCGTCTGGCTGGGCATTCTTTGACCTAACCTCAATACATGATGATTATAATGAAGAATCAATAACAATTGTGGAGGCTGAATTT TATAATGCTAGCCATTTGATACTTGTAAATGATGATGATATTGTCTCTGAAGCTTCATCACATCTTATCAAATGCATACAAGATTTTGAGGGTGCTATTGTGATAAGATATTCAATCAGAAGATCTCCTAATTCTGTAATCAACTTTCTTCCAG GCTCCTACAAGTACACACTGAGAGGATCAACTTCCTTTCCAAATTTGTTTATTGCTGGTGATTGGATTGTCAACCGACATGGGTCCTTTTCTAAA GAAAAAGCATATGTGACTGGACTTGAAGCTGCTAATAGGGTGGTAGACTATTTTGACACCGGGGACTTTGCCAAAATAATTGCAATCGAAGGAGATGAGCCCCATATAGAGACATTGCGTAGTCTCAACAGAAGAGCCAATGAACTGAAGTCACAAATTCCATTCTCAGAATTCTTTCTCCAATAA
- the LOC8056596 gene encoding calcium-dependent protein kinase 12, with protein MGNCFTKTHEQEIPITTDPPYRPSSSMPQYRPPHKAREVPLTSGSGGSRRPPPPRLPAFPSSGTGSMGSRRAPAGQIGPILQRPMVDVRTLFHLERKLGSGQFGTTYLCTERATGRKYACKSVSKRKLVRRADIDDMRREITILQHLSGQPNVAEFKGAFEDADDVHVVMEFCSGGELFDRITAKGSYSERQAAAVCRDILTVVHVCHFMGVMHRDLKPENFLLASPADDAPLKAIDFGLSVFIEEGKVYKDIVGSAYYVAPEVLHRNYGREIDVWSAGVILYILLCGSPPFWAETEKGIFDAILAGELDLISSPWPSISENAKDLIRRMLNRDPRRRITAVQALEHPWLKGGAPDRPIDSAVLSRMKQFKAMNKLKQLALKVIAENLTEDEIKGLKQMFNNMDTDKSGTITVEELKEGLTKLGSKISEAEVQKLMEAVDVDKSGSIDYAEFLTAMMNKHKLEKEEDLIRAFQHFDKDDSGYITRDELQQAMAEYGISDEASIKEVLDEVDKDKDGRIDYEEFVEMMKKGSYT; from the exons ATGGGCAACTGCTTCACCAAGACGCACGAGCAGGAGATACCAATCACCACGGACCCGCCGTATCGGCCGTCGTCGTCGATGCCGCAGTACCGGCCGCCCCACAAGGCGCGGGAGGTGCCGCTGACCTCGGGCTCGGGTGGCTcgcgccggccgccgccgccgcggcttcCGGCCTTCCCGTCGTCGGGCACGGGGTCGATGGGCTCCCGGCGGGCGCCCGCCGGCCAGATCGGGCCGATCCTGCAGCGGCCCATGGTGGACGTGCGCACGCTGTTCCACCTGGAGCGGAAGCTCGGGAGCGGGCAGTTCGGGACCACGTACCTGTGCACGGAGCGCGCGACGGGGCGCAAGTACGCGTGCAAGTCCGTGTCCAAGCGCAAGCTGGTGCGCCGCGCCGACATCGACGACATGCGCCGGGAGATCACCATCCTGCAGCACCTCAGCGGCCAGCCCAACGTGGCGGAGTTCAAGGGCGCGTTCGAGGACGCCGACGACGTGCACGTCGTCATGGAGTTCTGCTCCGGCGGGGAGCTCTTCGACCGCATCACGGCCAAGGGCAGCTACTCCGAGCGCCAGGCCGCCGCCGTCTGCCGCGACATCCTCACCGTCGTGCACGTCTGCCACTTCATGGGGGTCATGCACCGGGACCTCAAGCCCGAGAACTTCCTCCTCGCCAGCCCCGCCGACGACGCGCCGCTCAAGGCCATCGACttcggcctctccgtcttcatcGAAGAAG GTAAAGTTTACAAGGACATCGTGGGAAGTGCGTACTATGTGGCGCCAGAGGTACTGCACCGGAATTACGGCAGAGAGATTGATGTCTGGAGTGCTGGCGTGATCCTATACATTCTTCTATGCGGGTCACCGCCTTTCTGGGCAG AAACGGAGAAAGGCATATTTGATGCAATATTGGCCGGCGAACTTGATTTAATCTCCTCCCCGTGGCCCTCCATATCTGAAAATGCAAAGGATCTCATTAGAAGAATGTTGAACAGGGATCCTCGGAGGCGCATTACTGCAGTACAGGCCCTAG AACATCCATGGCTCAAAGGTGGTGCACCTGACAGACCTATCGATAGCGCAGTCCTGTCAAGAATGAAGCAATTCAAGGCAATGAACAAGCTAAAGCAACTTGCACTCAAG GTAATCGCGGAGAACCTAACAGAAGACGAGATCAAGGGACTGAAGCAGATGTTCAACAACATGGATACAGACAAGAGTGGCACGATCACAGTCGAAGAACTGAAGGAAGGACTGACAAAACTAGGGTCAAAGATTAGTGAAGCGGAGGTTCAGAAGCTTATGGAAGCA GTTGACGTGGACAAGAGTGGCAGCATTGATTACGCAGAGTTCCTTACTGCCATGATGAATAAACATAAACTGGAAAAGGAGGAGGATTTGATCCGTGCATTTCAACACTTTGACAAAGATGATAGCGG GTACATAACAAGAGATGAACTGCAACAAGCCATGGCGGAGTATGGAATCAGTGATGAAGCAAGCATTAAAGAAGTACTAGATGAAGTTGACAAAGACAAG GATGGGAGAATCGACTATGAAGAGTTTGTAGAAATGATGAAGAAGGGAAGTTATACCTGA
- the LOC8057568 gene encoding uncharacterized protein LOC8057568, whose product MAAGPVYSITRTEIDEFWRRKEVEAEERRLAAEKEAARIKAKTLKIEDYVLFEQMIREILKEGSKEDGATMAPATTGGTEARIIGIKHWWTRSAYAYLNSPTSSMDGNGRSKHVGPYVPQERCTMFFSSTPCQANVNARAVF is encoded by the exons ATGGCAGCAGGCCCGGTGTACAGCATCACAAGAACGGAGATCGACGAGTTCTGGAGGAGGAAGGAGGTGGAAGCAGAGGAGCGGCGACTCGCTGCCGAGAAGGAGGCTGCAAGAATCAAGGCCAAGACACTCAAG ATAGAAGATTACGTGCTCTTCGAGCAAATGATCAGGGAGATTCTCAAAGAGGGGAGCAAAGAAGACGGAGCAACCATGGCGCCAGCTACCACCGGTGGCACTGAGGCACGGATCATTGGCATCAAACACTG GTGGACAAGAAGTGCTTATGCTTATCTGAATTCACCTACCTCGTCCATGGATGGGAATGGCAGAAGCAAGCATGTTGGCCCATATGTTCCGCAGGAGAGATGTACCATGTTCTTCTCATCAACTCCATGCCAGGCAAATGTCAATGCTCGTGCAGTCTTTTAG